The genomic segment GATAAATGAGGAAAGATTTTTACTTGTGCaattatatcatttttgttttttcagtttctttctttttctgattatttAGGTCATCGCTTTGAATACTACAATTCTTGAATATTTTGATGTGTGGAGAGAACCCTTATTTTAAAATATGTATTATGTGTTTTgtatttattcccccccccccctccccctatgttAAAATGGAATGTTCTCACCAGCTAGATATCATAATGGGTACAAAACTTTGCAgccattcattttccttcatgtGATTTATTGAGCACTTTTTTTCCAAACTTTTTGCTCCTTGATGAATATTATTAGTAAATATGCAGCAAATTATGATGCAGatggtatacttttttttttaaacttaatGGATTACTTAGTTCTCATCCTTAAAAGAGTGACTTAAGTACCATCAGTagagggtatttttttttttttcttctcttcatcagaTGATATATAAGAAATTTCAGTAATTTCTTGTTACTGAAACAATAAGGGTATTATTTTTTGGATATTGCCTTTCAAAAGTACCGCTCTACTGTTGTGTTGCAGCCTTTTCAGATTGGTATAAGAAGTATATAATTTTTAGATTTATAGTATTGGAAAGTAATTCTCACAGAATTCAAACATTACCCCAGTTTCCATTATATTGTTTACATCTAATACTGAACTCACTCTGAGAGGGTTGTTATTGAGCTGCCTCAAGTACAGGACGCTGTGTCAGGGAGCCAACCTGtcttatcattttaatatcaaaCATTACAAGTTTTTTGCCAATTGGCGAGAGATTATATTATTGTAAATGGTAATTTGCATTGCTAACTGTATGGGTAGATATGTTATAAAGAGTGATTGTTTATtaattatgaaataatgattCAAATTAAGATTACATGTAGATATCCATATAAATAGCAtaaattgtgattataataaaaatgtatacatgataCCTATGATGTTGTTTTAATTCCCAAAAGGAAGGCAATAGTAGAGTCACTAAAAGCCAACAAAACATTTTGCATTTATATAACGAGGAACTGTATAAAAATTACACAAATTTATTTATCAAAAACATGATATGCTTGAACATCTTTGGCCAGCTTATGATTCCTGGAAAAATGAAAGCGCTGTGGAGGTAGAGGGGTGATTTGGCCAAAATTActaattaaattttctttttaacATTTAAATTTTTTAGggaaaacaatataataattttaaacaCAAGCATATgatattttcataactttttgtgaTACAAAGCTCAACTTTGGTTGCTGTTAATAAAGAATGTCATTTTGGCAAGTTCACTATGAATGCATTaattatagaataaatatatattggacATCGATATTGGTAGCAAATCACTAATAGccaaaaactaaaaacaataatacttattcATAACCAGAGAGCATGGCctacgtaaacatacatatattttttcttttaatctttcaatatatttttctctcggtCAATGCCTGAATTTTATAATTTGCCCTATCAGCAGCTTTGATTAACAGGCAACATACATCTACCTTTGTATATATGGCCAGGTTGATGTTAGATTTTCTAATTATCTAAATCAAGTCCCCATTTGTCATCTGAAGTCTGAAACTTCAAGTTTCTAatgatttgtatgtttttttttcattggacCAAATGATCTCTCACAATCACACAGTAATTTGTATTTGGTGTTGTGCCTAATACCCATTGCTTATATTTTATTCTCGGGCAAAGTAAAAGCTATTGCACTTGCATTATGCTCCAGAATAAGTGGTTAAACTGTGTTCATTGCAACAAAtataggtatgaatgaaaatgaatatcctgACTGTGCAAGATATGTGTTTGACCCATTTAGGGTATTATTGGAGGATACATTTCTTACGAAGATATAATTGataccagtcaaatacatctctggtACTGTGGTGATATCAATTATCATCCTACCTTTTCTCCGATGATTCTGGTTACAGGAGCACCAGCGACTTTAATGTAGATTAGAagcttttaaactttttttttttttttttttttttttttaactctccaaTGTCCATTCCATCTGAAGTCTGATGCTTCTGGACGTTGATATCCATTTCATATTTTGATCTGAAAGTTCTAAACTCTGCAGTTTTTCATCATTTGCTCTGAAACATGTAGAcattttgatgtttatttgaCCTTTTGATCTAAAGCTTCAAAACTCTATGACGTTCATTTCACCTTTTGATCTGAAGCTTCGAGGCTGTCTcgagtttttattttccttctagaCTGTTTAACATCTATTTCATCATATGACTAGAAGCTTTCACATCTTTATAATGTGTATTGCAGAAGCGCACATATAGAATCAGGTAACAGCATGGTAGAACAGGAACAGAATGTTTGAAACAGCACCCGGCGTcactgctctctcgctctcgctctcgctctctctctctctctctctctctctctctctctctctctctctctctctctctctctctctctctctctctctgtgtgtgtgtgtgtgtgtgtgtgtgtgtgtgtgtgtgtgtgtgtgtgtgtgtgtgtgtgtgtgtgtgtgtgtgtgtgtgtgtgtgtgtgtgtgtgtgtgtgtgtgtgtaagagagagagagagagagagagagagagagagagagagagagagagagagagagagagagagagagagagagagagagagagagagagagagagagagagagagagagagagagagagagagagagagaggggggggggagggagagggagagagggcgtgagtgagtgagtaagagtaaatgagtgagtccCGTGTAATCTTGTTATCCTACCTTTACTATCTTTACACGTCTTGTGTATATAATCGATGGTAGAACAAGGCGTGAAAAGTACGTAGAGATAAGAATAAGCTTTATTTTGGCAGTACGTTCAGTATCAACGTGTATCATAACAACACTTGAATATTTCTCTATCACATTCAGCACTGCAATATTACTCACACATTTAATTACTTTGGGTTGTTTGGGTATTGCAAAACGCTGAAACAAGGTAGACGTTTTCTTTGATTGTTGATGACAGTAAAAGGTCAGTATTGCTGTgatttaagttatttatagtgaacagaaaatgaaaatgagagcgAAATGATGTGATTCATGCATTCATTCTTTACAAATATCGTTAAACCAAACACATTACTTACACAGTAAAACTAGAGTTTAAATCTATTTAGACTAAACATCTACAATTACCACTGGACACTGAACATTGATGTACAGAACAAGGAACTAACCGTCATTCTTCAGAACACTAAGCAAACTAAAGGTTACAGTATGGCATGGAATATAACAGAGCACAGGAGGGACGTCGACCCCTGACCCTGACAAGAAAAGGACTGTTCCAATctcgtcctccccttcgccccgctAAGGAATAATTCATCCAGTCCAGTCGCCGAGTTACAACTGTGGTGTGGGAGGATATGCAGGCAAGTGCAGAGCCACCCACAGGTAAGGCATGTATCTTGTCTTGTCTATGTATTTGCAGTGAATCTTGCGacattattgtaatatatatatatatatatatatatatatatatatatatatatatatatatatatatataaaaccctgaTCCAATCAGTCTGGGTCAAGGTCTTTGGCCGGTGGAGAGTCAGAAGTTCAACTTTAAGTTTTGATTCAGTAACGTCTTTTCAGCCTAAAGGAGGGACAGCAATAAACCTCCGGTTTAAAAATAAAATAGTCATATAAAATGCCATTTCAACAGAACCTGACATGTGCAGCAAGTAGACCTGGAGACATGGCAAGCGAATTTCGACCTGAAGCAACTTTCGGAGGGGGAAAGTAGTCCACCCGCACACTgataagggtgaaggagaggaagcgacCCGCGACTCAAAGGTCGAAAAGCCTCGAGACTCGGAACTCGGCCCAAGGGGGAGAAGCtgtcaggggaagggagagttaaTTGGACCATTTGAAGACGAGAGGGAGCGTGACGAGCGGGTCGGCGGAGCGGGGGTTCTTCATCCACAGCGTCCACGTCTTCTCCTCCAAGTCGAACACACCTGTAAGATTGCCATAACAAGTTAGTACAATCCCTGATATATTATGGTGGGTGAATCGTACATTTTAATGGCTCAGTGccgtataatgtaatataatccacaaatatcatttatcaatattttctttttatgttttttataccTTATATTTCTGGCATCACTTATGCTTAATACCGTTACAAATACCATCTGTATCAATGCCAGTGGAAGGCTGTTACGATCAGAAACTCTATCAAAGACGCTTGGACTTCAGACATCGAGCAAGCTTGACACCTACCGAGCGTGATGGTCTTAACGAAGTCAGGGTCCCCGCCCTCCCTGAAGAAGGGGTAGGTGGCGTCCTCGGTGTCGGAGAGCAGGGCCAGCAAAGCGGAGCGTGTTGTGGGCGGGCAGCAGCTATGGGCGCGGGTATGTCGGTGGTTGCTGCTCTCCATACAAAGCCCCTCGTCTTCGGGTACCTCCAGGCGAAGATACctgacgaagggagaggggggtttagGGTACGATACGCATGTCCGGATAGGTGTATGCAAATAATTCGCGTCCAGAGAATATCCGAAtcaataaagaagaaggaagatagagagagagagattgatagatagagagagagagagagagagagagagagagagagatagagagagagactgctcaCTTGTTCGTATGCAGCAGATGCTCCCCTGGGCTTATGGTGAGGATAGACATGGGGCTCTCGTCCCCTTCCTCTGCAGGTCCCACTTCGGCGTTATGGAACAGGTGGTCGCCCTCTTGCCTCGTGAAACTCATGTTGACGCTGAAGCCGTCGGCAGAACCCGTCCCTCGGTCGCGCAGGATTTGCTGAGCTTGCATCATCGTCTCGGCAGCCAGGAGAGCTCGACACAAGAAATGGCGGGCTGGTGGACAGAGAAGTTATTGCCGGCGGGAAAGCGAATAGACCTCGATGTATTAACTGCTATTTTCTGTGGACATCTTGTAGAACACTGAGAAGCACAAccttaaaaaaatgatatataaataaaatcaccGAAATTCAACTTACgtgtttttcccgccaaaaccttCTTGGGGCTAATGACATTAATAGAATAAACAAGACCGTGGTGATTGTACCCCATGCAGAAGCCCGGGAGATGCCCTGCATAACACAGCGCCGTGAAGCCCTCTGTCTTCGTGCCGTTCTTGCCCTGCGGTTCTTCCTCCTTGATGTGGGCGCTTACCAAGTAGGCGTGGTTCAGGGTCTCCGGAAGGGCGTCTTCCGTGTGGCCGAGAAGGACCTGCGGCGGAAGGCGGGATGGTGGAAAGCGAGGATTAGTTGCTGCAACTCCTTTCGAATGATTTGCTTTCGACTTCTGAATGAAGGAAATATTGGTATGGGTAAAATGGTACGCATATTAGTCGTATATTTCAAGGAGCAATGCCTATACATCGACccgggcgcgcgcgcacacaaacacacacacacaaactcactctctctcacacacacacacacacacacacacacacacacacacacacacacacacacacacacacacacacacacacacacacacacacacaaactcactcactctctctctctctcacacacccacacacacacacacacacacactcactcactctctctctctctctctctctctctctcacacacacacacacacacacacacacacacacacacacacacacacacacacacacacacacacacactaactcacactaactcactcactcattctctctctctctcacacacacacagctttctCAAACCATAATTATGTTAAAGTCTCAGACGCACGTTTATTTTACCTTTATCTATAACCATTACCAAGAAACCCACTCTTCAATATCTCCTAGAACCACCAATATACATTATACTTGATCTTATTCAATTTTAATTTCAAAATAGCCGAGTGATGtaattatattacatatttaatgaaaaaaaaagttttgttgtaatttttcta from the Penaeus vannamei isolate JL-2024 chromosome 1, ASM4276789v1, whole genome shotgun sequence genome contains:
- the t gene encoding beta-alanyl-dopamine/carcinine hydrolase yields the protein MPAPADSGRRNALPVLYTSGTHYDVGYDIGRTFRGIIEDFLASFKELHDSLLPAYETAEGKAAYDQTLAVLQENYPQYVREIQGTADGAKVPFHHLMLLHMDQIVPMNSGQARSSGTNGCSSICSNNEGQVLLGHTEDALPETLNHAYLVSAHIKEEEPQGKNGTKTEGFTALCYAGHLPGFCMGYNHHGLVYSINVISPKKVLAGKTPRHFLCRALLAAETMMQAQQILRDRGTGSADGFSVNMSFTRQEGDHLFHNAEVGPAEEGDESPMSILTISPGEHLLHTNKYLRLEVPEDEGLCMESSNHRHTRAHSCCPPTTRSALLALLSDTEDATYPFFREGGDPDFVKTITLGVFDLEEKTWTLWMKNPRSADPLVTLPLVFKWSN